GGTGGTGCCCGGGAGCGTGCGCAGCAGCATGGCATCCTCGGCGCTGAGCTGCACCGCGCCCTCATGCAGAACGTTGACATGAAACGCATCGCCCACGGCCGCGCGCAGCTTTTCCGTGAGCGAGTCCGAGTGACTCAACCACGGCCACAACGCCGTGACCTGTGGTTCGCGCCGCCAGGCATCCGCCGGCCGCCACAGCGACTGCCCGTCAGTGGGGAGTGGATTGGCGGTCAGCTCAGGCATGGGCGCTCAAACCTCGCGGTAACGACTGCCGTCGGCCAGCCAGCGCGTGACCAGTGCGCTGACGCGCTCGGGATAACGCTCCAGCAGCAGGCTCGCGGTCTGTTGCACCTGCGGAATGAGCGGCGCATCGCGGGTCAGGTCGGCGATGCGCAGGCGCAATTCCCCCGCCTGGCGCGTACCCAGCAGCTCGCCGGGCCCGCGCAGTTCGAGATCGCGGCGCGCGATTTCGAAGCCGTCATTGGTGGCGCGCATGACCTCGAGGCGTGCACGCGCCGCCGCCGACAGCGGCGCATGGTAGAGCATCACACAGGTCGACTCCAGCGCGCCGCGCCCCACGCGCCCGCGCAACTGGTGCAGTTGCGCGAGCCCGAGGCGCTCGGCGTTCTCGATGATCATGAGGCTCGCGTTCGGCACATCCACACCGACTTCAATCACTGTGGTGGCCACCAGCAGCTGGATGTCGCCCGCGCGGAAGTGCGCCATGGCACGTTCCTTGAGCCGCGCCGGCATGCGTCCATGTACCAGTCCGACGCTCAGCTCGGGCAGCGCGGCAGCAAGCGCCGCGGCAGTATCCTCGGCTGCCTGACATTGCAGCACTTCGGATTCCTCGATCAGCGGGCACACCCAGTACACCTGGCGCCCGGCGCGGCAGGCCTGATGCACGCGCGCCACTACCTCGGCGCGGCGGCGCTCGGCGACCGCCACGGTTTTCACCTTTGTGCGCCCCGGTGGCAACTCGTCAATCGCCGACATATCGAGATCGGCGTACGCGGTCATGGCCAGGGTGCGTGGAATCGGTGTGGCTGTCATGATCAGCTGGTGCGGATGGCCGTCGGTCTGCGCGCCTTTTTCACGCAACGCCAAGCGTTGGTGCACGCCGAAGCGATGCTGCTCGTCAATGATGACCAGTCCGAGCCTGGCGAAGCTCACGTCGGTTTGAAACAGCGCATGCGTTCCAACCGCGAGCGGGGCCTGACCACTGCGTATTTTCGCCAAGCTCAGTGCGCGTTGCGCGGCCGACAATCGCGCCGTGAGCCAAGCGGGTTCCAGGCCCAGCGGCGTAAACCAGGCGAGAAAATTGCGGTAGTGCTGTTCGGCCAGAAGCTCGGTGGGTGCCATGAGCGCCGCTTGCCAGCCGGCGCCGATGCAATGCAGCGCAGCAAGCGCCGCCACCACGGTCTTGCCGCACCCCACATCGCCCTGCACCAGCCGCATCATGGGGTGCGGCCGGGAAAGATCCTGCAGGATTTCCTGCGCCACACGCTGCTGTGCGCCGGTCAACCGGAATGGCAGCGACGCCAGGAACTTGTCCGCGAGCGGGCTTGCCCCCGCGATTACCGGCGCGCGGCTGCGGTCGGCTTTCTGGCGCAACTGGCGCAGACTCAGGTGGTGCGCCAGCAATTCCTCGAAGGCCAGGCGCTGCTGCACCGGGTGCGAGCCGTCCA
This Gammaproteobacteria bacterium DNA region includes the following protein-coding sequences:
- the recG gene encoding ATP-dependent DNA helicase RecG, yielding MRGDTPVRYLRGVGPQLADKLARLEVRTLSDVLFHLPLRYQDRSKVTPIGALRAGQPAMIEAVVELADTVIRRRRVLLVRVSDGSGALTLRFFHFRQSQTEAFARGVHLRCYGEVRTGTAGLEMVHPEYQILKEAGAPPKETALTPIYPATEGIGQAKLRALAGQALQWLNDDPALLPELLPEEFLRQTHLPDLSAALRYVHRPPIDAPVAALLDGSHPVQQRLAFEELLAHHLSLRQLRQKADRSRAPVIAGASPLADKFLASLPFRLTGAQQRVAQEILQDLSRPHPMMRLVQGDVGCGKTVVAALAALHCIGAGWQAALMAPTELLAEQHYRNFLAWFTPLGLEPAWLTARLSAAQRALSLAKIRSGQAPLAVGTHALFQTDVSFARLGLVIIDEQHRFGVHQRLALREKGAQTDGHPHQLIMTATPIPRTLAMTAYADLDMSAIDELPPGRTKVKTVAVAERRRAEVVARVHQACRAGRQVYWVCPLIEESEVLQCQAAEDTAAALAAALPELSVGLVHGRMPARLKERAMAHFRAGDIQLLVATTVIEVGVDVPNASLMIIENAERLGLAQLHQLRGRVGRGALESTCVMLYHAPLSAAARARLEVMRATNDGFEIARRDLELRGPGELLGTRQAGELRLRIADLTRDAPLIPQVQQTASLLLERYPERVSALVTRWLADGSRYREV